The Dehalobacter sp. DCM sequence TGTAGGTCAGGGCTTGCCCGGAGTATTTCTGAAAACCGACAGGGACTCCAAGGGGGCTTAAGGTTTCAAGGATCAGTTTGTTAAGCAAGTTCATCAAGCCCCCTTTGAAGTTCATCTTTTATAGTTTCGTCGATCTTTTTTCTGTTCTCCAGAACGGAGTTCTCAGCCCAGTGCACGGCTGGGATCTTTGAGGTTCCCCACTCGGTGAATTTGGAGTAGAAGAATTCAGAGTTGTCGCCCTTGTTTGGGCCGATCTGAATGAAGTCCACGCCGTTTGCCGTATCAATCTCAGATACCTGGATGTTCTCAGCCATGTGCTTTTTGTTGGAGTCGGAGCGGGGAGCTTTTTCTTCCATGCTGCCTTTGACCATAGCTGCTGATTTTTCCAGGGCATTCTTCTTGATTTGGGTACCGCGGCTTCCAAGCTTATTGACTTTGTCGATCAGCTCCTGCATGCCCTCAAGCTCAATCTTGGCCATTGACGTCCACCTCCAAAGCCCGGATCTCCATGTACCTGTTCCGGTACTTGATATGGTCGATGCCGGTGATGTTGTAGGTCCTGCCCTGGAAGAGGATCTGCATGGTCTGATCGATTCCCTCCAGGAAGCGGATGGTGAATTTGACGGTGTTTTCTTCCTGGACTGACTTTGCTTCGAAATACTCCTTGCCATGCAGGTTTGTGACCTCGGCCCATACCGTCTTGAAGACTTGAGGAAGTTCAGTTTCGAAGCCATTCTCGTTTATAACCGGCATCACCCTCTGGATGGTGATGCGATGCCTCATTTTACCGATTCCCAAAGTTACCACCCCTCTTTCCGATAGGCGAAGAGAAGCCGCTTCATCAGGTCGATCATCGACTGCATGTCCACGGTTTCCCGCTGCTCATAAAGGTTTCCGATGGCATAGAGGGCCGCCTGTTTCACCGTTTCGGGTATTTCTACAAATTCAGCGAGGGGGAACCGGAGGATGTCCTCGCAAAGCTCCTCTGCAGAATTGATGCAGGAGGTGATGAGCGAATCGTCCGTATCACCATCGACCTTCAGGTATAGTTTTGCTTCATCAAGTGTTACCAGCAATGCGCTCACCTCCCAGTGTTATTCGGCAGCCATAAGACCCGCAACCTTGAGTTTGGCAAGCAGGGTGTTAAAGTCGACGACCAGTCCAGCGATGGTTGTAGCGGTGCTGTCGGCCTGGAAAGCAGCCGGAGTGAAGGCGGAGGGCAGGCCGACAACCTGGCCGCCCTCCACGATCTCAAGAGTTCCGCCGATGACAGTTTTTTCACCGCCTTGCTCGGTATAGTTTTTTACATTACTCATATCCCGTCACCTACGCTTTCTGCTGAAGGACCTTGATGGCTTCAGGAAGGATCAGCTTTCCGTCGACCCTTTGCGTAGCCTTAAAGCCCACCTGTCCGGTTGCAGCGAAGAGTTCGTTCAGTCTCTGGAAGGATCTGCCCTGACGGTCAGCCACCCAGTAGTAGCCGAAGTCGCCGAAGGCGATGGACTTTGCGTTGGCAGCGATGGTCGGAACAAAGGCAGAGGTCTTCACCGGCCTGTTCAGGATGGTGTCAGGCTGTCCCGCCTGGATGGAAGGCTGCCAGATGTACTGCCCGTTGCCGTCTTTCAGTTTTCTGATGGCCTTGACCGTCGCATCGTTCATGACGAAGATGGCATTCTTTCTGTACGGGGACTTCAGGCTGTAGAAAAGGTCCATGACCTCGTCGATGGTGATGGCGGTAGCTGAAGCCGCCGTAATGCCAAGCTGCGCTCCGCCGGTGGCGTTGAAGATGCCTGTGGGCTTGCCGACACCGTCTCCAATGAAGAAAGCTTCCTCTTCCTTGGCACCGATCCTTCTGGCGAACTCCCTGGCAATATAGCTCTCCAGGTTGAAGACGCTGTCGTTTAGGAGTTCCTCAGACACCTTGATCATGGTGGCCAGCTTGTATGCCCCGATGGAGACCTGTCCGAAGGCATCGTCAGACTCTGGGATTGCGCCTTCCTCGTCTACCCAGAAGGCGGTGCCCTTGGTAGCGACAACAGGGATCTTTCTGTCACCGGATGAGGTGGTGATGACTTTGGCGATGGATCTGAAGAGGTTCTCTTCCTCCAGGGATTCGACGAGGGTCTTTTCGAATTCGTCAGGCACCAGGTAGCCGCCTTCGGAATCCGTTCCGATCTGAAGGGCGTTCTGCACATCGTAGCTGTTCTTGTTTCTCATGGCTTTCCAGAAAGCCTGGGTGTAGGTGTCAGATGCCTTGCCTTTCTTCATTTCGCCGGACATGTTGGCTCCTGGCTGATTGGTGATGGGCGAAGCGGTGGGTCTTGAAAGCTCTGCATCGATGGCCGCCTGACGTTCCAGACGCTCAATCTCTTTGCCGAGGTTCATGACGTCGGTCTCCATCTTTTCGTAGGTTTCGGTGTCTGCGGCAGAGAGCAGGCCGTCCGTACCTCTTTTGCTGTCCAGGAATGCTTTTGCAGATTCCCAGGCTTTTGCGCGTTTCTCTCTCAGTTCAAGAATTGTGTTCATAGGTGTTATCCTCCTTAAATTAGTGAGCCAGCAGGCTCAGTCTCTTTTCGAGCTGCTCGATCGGGGTCTTGTTCTCAGGCTTAGGCGGGATCAGTTTCAAAAGCAAAGAGTTGGTCACTGCGGTCCTTGAGAACATCACAGCTTCCAACTCTTCTTCATGATCCGTTTGACTGTCGTCGTGAAATAGCATCTTGTCGGCGAAACCCATCTCGATGGCCTTCTTGGCGTTGAACCAGCTTTCAGCATCCATGAGCCTTGAAATCTTCGCCCGGGATAGCCCCGACTTGATTTCGTAGGCATTGATGATTGATTCCTTGACCTCAGAAAGCATCTCGATGGCCCGCTGCATTTCCTGGGAGTCCCCGATGGCAACGGTCATGGGGTTGTGGATCATCATCATGGCCACGGGAGACATCAGGACTTCTGTACCAGCCATTGCGATAACTGATGCCGCCGAAGCTGCAAGACCGTCGATCTTGACCGTCACATCTCCCTTGTAGTCCATCAGCATGTTGTAGATCTGTGCTGCAGCGAAAACATCCCCGCCCGGCGAATTGATCCACACGGTAATGTCACCCTGGCAGGACTCCAGTTCCTCTTTGAAGAGCCTTGGCGTCACTTCATCGCCGAACCAGGTCTCATCTGAAATCTGGCCGTTCAGGTAGAGGGTGTTGCCGGTGTCATCTCTGACCCAGTTCCAAAATTTGCGGTTCATACTCATGCATCACTTCCTTTCTGTTGAATCTGTGTGTCGGGTGTATTGGCTGTATTTGCAAACGCCCCGGCATCCTTGAGCTTTGTCATGTTGCCGTTGATGAGGTAGAGGTTTCCGCCTTCCACATCGGGGATAGGGTTCATATCCTCCATCTCGCGTATATCGTTGGCGGACAGCCACCCGTTTTGCCTTGCGATAGAGTAGCCGTTCATGCGACTTTGGTAATCGCCGCGAAGCAGCCCGTCCACATTCAGCTTGATGAAGTACTCGGTTTTTTCTCGCGGCAGGAGCAAGGACCGTTGGAGGGCCTGTTCCCAGCGGATGACCCAGGGGTCGAGGGTGTACTTCACGAACTCCAGGGATTGCTGCTCGATGTTCGAGAAGCTGGACTTTTCCAGATCCCCAACCATGTGCGGCGGGATCCGGTAGAGCCTTGCAATCTCATTGATCTGGAACTTCCTTGTTTCGAGGAACTGCGCTTCTTCCGGAGGGATGCCTATCTGCTGGTATTTCATGCCCTCCTCGAGGACCGCAACCTTGTGGGCGTTGTTAGTTCCCCGGTACACCTCATTCCAGGAGTCTCGGACCTTTTTGGGGTCTTTAAGTACGCCGGGGTGCTCCAGAACACCGCCGGGATTGGCCCCGTTGGCGAAGAAGCTCGCACCGTATTCCTCGCAAGCGAGGGTCATGCCCACAGCATTTTTCGCCATCGCAATGGGCGAGTACCCAACTAAACCGTCAAAACCAAGCCCCGGGATATGGAGCACGTCCTGCCTTCGAAGCACTACAGAACCGTAATCCTTTAAGTTGGGGTTCTCATCCGAGTTCCGGGAATAGGTGTAGAAGATCTCGCCTTTCTTATCCCGCCAGACCTCCATCTTGTTGGGAAGGAGCGGATAAAGCGCCACCACGCGTCCGGCTCCATCACGGATGACCTGTGCGTAGGCGTTCCCCCAGATGAGGAGGTGGCTCATAAGTGTTTCCCTGAAAACAAAGGAGGTCATCTCGCTGTTTGGCTCATCGTGCAGGATGTGGTAAAGCGGGTGGTCGTAGACTCTCTCCTTGCCGCCCTGGCTATAGCGATAGACATGGAGGGGCAGCGAAGCCAGAGCTTCTGACAGGATGCGCACACAGGAATAGACAGCAGTGGTCTGCATGGCGGTAAACTCGTTCACGGTCTTTCCGCTGGCGGTCCCTCCGAAAAGGAAGGTGTAGTTTGAGCCGGAATAGTAGTCGGTGGGCTTATCCCTTGCCTTGAAAATCTTTGAGAGAATGGGTATATCCATAGGCTTCACCTCCAGGTAAGCTTCAAAATGGGTGTAAAAAAAGAGCCTGTGTTTTCACAGACTCCAGATTTGGATTGTGTGTTAGAAGACCAAAATCCCCCGGTCGTCATATACGCTGTTTCTGACCTCTGTTCGCAGGGATCTGTCGAGAGCCATGATTGTTGCCACGGCTCCGTCGATCTTCTCGGTGCTTTTTTCCTTGTCCGGCTTTATGTTTCCCGCCGGATCTGTCCGTATGAAGATGTTGTCCATCATCCACCTCAGGACCGGATGCCCGCCGTGGGCGAGCTTTTCTTCCAGGGTCAGTTTCATAAGCTCCTTGGTCGGCGGAGACATATCTTTGAAGCCCTGACCGAAGGGAACCACCGTAAAGCCCATGCCTTCCAGGTTCTGAACCATCTGCACGGCTCCCCAGCGGTCAAAGGCGATTTCCTTGATGTTGTATTTTTCTCCGAGTTTTTCAATGAAAGCTTCTATGAAGCCGTAATGGACCACGTTTCCCTCGGTAGTCTGCAAGTGTCCTTGCTTTTGCCAAACATCGTAAGGCACATGATCCCGCCGGACACGGAGGTCGATGTTCTCCTCCGGGATCCAGAAGTAAGGGAGGACGATGTACTTGTCATTCTCATCTTCCAGAGGGAATACCAGAACGAAAGCCGTAATGTCCGTGGTGCTTGAAAGGTCGAGACCCCCATAGCAGACGCGCCCTTCCAGTAAATCCGGGTTGACCGGGAATGAGCATTTGTCCCATTTATCCATCGGCATCCAACGTACTGCCTGTTTGACCCACTGGTTCAGCCTAAGCTGCCTGAAGCTGTTCTCCTCGGCAGGGTTTTGTTTGGCGCTTTCGCAGGCGGCCTTTACCTTGTCCATGCCGACTGTGATGCCAAGGGAGGGGTTTGCCTTTTTCCAGACCTTCGGATCGGTCCAGTCGTCAGTTTCATCAGCCCCGAAGATGACGGGATAGAAGGTCGGGTCGATTTTCCTCCCGTCCAGGATGTCCTGGGCTTTCTGGTGGATCTCATAGCAGATGCTGTTGGTATCATTGCCGGCAGTGGTGATCAGAAAGTAGAGCGGCTGCATCCTGGCGTCGCCGCTGCCTTTGGTCATAACGTCAAAGAGTTTTCGGTTTGGCTGCGTGTGAAGCTCGTCGAACACGACTCCGTGGGTGTTGAAGCCGTGCTTGTTGGAAACGTCCGCCGAAAGCACCTGGTAGATGCTCCCGGTTGGGAGGTAGATCAGACGCTTCTGGGAATCCAGGATCTTCACGCGCTTTGAAAGTGCCGGGCATAGTCTCACCATGTCAGCCGCCACATTAAAGACGATGGATGCCTGGTTACGGTCGGCGGCGCACCCGTATACTTCAGCCCGTTCCTCACCGTCGCCGCAGGTGAGGAGCAGGGCAATGGCGGCAGCCAGTTCCGATTTGCCCATCTTCTTGGGGATTTCCACGTATGCCGTGTTGAACTGACGATAGCCGTTGGACTTGATTGTCCCGAAAACATCGCGGATGATTTGCTCCTGCCAGTCGATGAGTTCGAAGGGCTTTCCTGCCCAGGTGCCTTTTGTGTGGGACAGGCATTCAATAAACCCGACCGCATAGTCTGCGGCGGCTTTGTCGTAGTGGGAATCCTTGCCCATGAATTGAGTGGACTTGTATTTCTTCAGCCTTCGTATATGCGGTCACCTCCTTCGACAGACATAAAAATAGACCCCAAAGGGCCTTCCGGTACGAGGAACAGAGCCGTAAGGCTCCGCCTCTTTGGTTAGTTGAATTTGCTCATCAGGATCTGGAAAGCAATCTGGGCGTCTTCATCCTTTGGTTCCACATCCCAGCCGCGCTCGTAGCTGGCGATGGTTTCGTCCTCGCGCCTGATCATCAGTTTTGAAATCCGCCCGCCCTCAATCCCAAACTCGGATCCTTCCTCAAAGTATTTGACCCAGTATCTGACTAAGCTCGTTGGGGTTTTGATGGTTCCTTCTGTCCACATAATTCGTTCCTCCGTTAGTGTAGTTTTGTTATTACATATATCACTCTAACGGCATTTTATAGCAAGCTAATTCTGTTTATTATCAAAATCTTTTTAGAACTCCGTGTCCGTTGGCCAGTAGGTATCCTCATCCAATTCCCAGGGCAGCATCTCACCGGTGAGGATGAAGTGCGCATATTGGCTTTTGCAGTCTCGGGTGAAGGCAAGGAGTTCATCGTAACCACTGACCTCTGCTATTTGCTGCACCCTGTGGATATCAAACATGTTGGTCTCACCGGACTCTCGAATGGCTAGTATCTGGCGAATGATCCGCTCCTCGTAGGATTCTGTGGGCGGGTCAAAGGGTTTGACCACCGAGAAGTTGTCTTCTCCGAAAACCAACCCGAGGGTGGATCCGCAATCCCAGTTAACGTGTATGGTTCCAATATCATCGACCGTGCTCACCGTTCCCATCTCACCAGGTCTTAATTTGGTGTAAGGATCATTCATCCAGCCGAGTCGGACTCGGGTTCCCGGTTTGTAAGTATCCTTGATATGTTTCAAAAGGTCTGGTCTCATGCTTTTCATTTACTCCACCTCCGTTGCATCCGATGTCTTAAAGGCTGAGCTTCCTGTCAGCTTGGAAAGCAGGATCTTGCGTTCTTGTTTGTACTCGTCCCCGATGAATCCAAGCCTTAGGAGGAAGCAGCGGAAGGCATATTTTTCGTTTTCGACTTCCTTGGGCTTTGCTGTGACCCGTTTCTGTTCCTTAGCCAGTTTGGCAAGGGAGGTGATGAAAGCGGAGTAGGCTTTGATCTCTTCGGCGGTCACCGGGAAGCTGAACCAGGGGAAGCTTACTTTATCTTCTGTGATTTCAAGCGGAAGTTCCTTGACCCCAAGGGCGTTCCTGATCAGCGAGTCCTTGCTTTCGATAAGCTTTTTCAGGTTCTCGAGGTTCGTGTCTGTGAAAGATTCGCGAGGGAGTTCGATCACAAGCCCTCCGATTTCATCCTCAGGCGGTGCGGATCCTTTGTCTTCTTCGAAAGGTTTCTCTGCCTGAGCGGGCTTTGTGATTTCGGCTTCAAAGCCCTGTTCGGCCAGTCTCTCGACAAGCAGCTCCAGATTGTCCGCAGTTACTTGCTCATTGAATGTAAGTTCGCCGTTCTTGCCGACTTTGTAGTCGCCCACCTGGTAGGCGCAGGATGGGACGCCCAGGTATTTTGGCTTTGTTTCCGTGATTTCGCTGATGGCCTGAACCAGTCGCTTGCGCTCTGTCCCTGAGACTTCGTAGTTGATTTTCATTGCATTGACCTCCTTGTTTTCTTGGTATCACATATATCACTCTAAAAGGCTGTGATAGCAAGAGAAATGTGGCCAAATAAAGCTGTAAATCAGATTAGTTTTGATTTTTTACGAGCTGCCGGATGCCTGCCAAAACGTAGCAGACACAAGGGAGCGCGACGCCGTTGCCCCACATTTTATATTCCGCAGCGTCGGAGTAAGGTGCTTTGAGCCACTTCGCCACCAGCTTTCTGCTCTTGGGTTTTGCGCTTTTGCCGATGGCTTTCCTGTAGGTTTCAAAGATCTCCTCCCACTGTGAGATTTCATCTTCCGAGGGGGAAATGCTCTCAAGACCGTGGCACCAGTCGTCAGGGAATCCCTGGAGCCTTTCATTTTGTTTAGTTTTTGTGGTGTACACGATAGAATCGCCTCCTGATTATCATGGCTTTGAATCGTGTACATACACGATTCAAAAAATATTGGTCGAAAAACCGTTTTGTGATGTTTGGTGATAAAAAATACAGCACAGGCCGAGGCCATATGCTGTATTCAATGCTGCGGAGATATGGAAATGTCATTTCAGAAAATCAGGCAGTTTTGGCGGTGGTGCCGGATTGTCGCGCACAATTTTTCTAATCTGCTCAGCAATATCCTGCTCAGACCATTCATGCCCATCTCCCGGTTCGGTGCCAAACCGTTCAAGAATAATAGCCTCCTGCTCTTTGGTAAACAAAATGTGCGCGGATTTTTCCCAAGCCCTCAGCTTTTTCCTGTTCAATATCATTTTCGCTCACCCCCTCCTTGAAGCCGCATTCCACGCTGCATAAGGGAATGAAGTTCCCCCCGCAGCAGCTCACATTCAGAACGCAATTCCTGTACAGTTTCACGCAATTGAATATTTGCAGACTTAAGATCGCTTTCCCGGCGCTTGGATTTCTCCAATTGCAGGAGTAGCTTCGCATATTGACTCTCCAGCGTCCCTTCGGATACAGTCTTTGCAGGGATATGGAAGAGTTCCTCATCCATCAAGGCTTTCACGTGCGGCTTGCTGAATACCGAACGTGAAAGCCCCGTCCGTTCGCATAAGCGTTTTATGGTAACCGGACACCCTTCCGCCTTCAGCTCCTGTATCGTGCTTTTAACAGCGGATATCGTTTGTTCACGCTGCTTTTGCTGTAGATTGAGCAGGGAATCAGGAATTTTTCTCATCGCCAGTTACCTCCAGATATGTTTTCATTTTGTTTACAACCTCCTGATATAGAACAGCATTTGCAGCGGCATTTTTTTGAATGATAGGAAAGGCTTTGAACCGCACCGCTTTTATGCGCCAGGCTTCGGCCTGTTCCTCAAAGAACGGAATCTGCTCGATTTCAGGAATAAAATAGCGGCAGTTCAAGCAAGCCTGCATATCGCATTTACATCCGGTAATATCACTGCATATGCCGCCGCGCACCCTGTGGGCACGCAGGTTTTCCAGCAGCCTGGCCTCCGTCTGCGGGTTCATGCTCAGGATTCTCCCATGAAACATAACCGGAGATGACTCGTCAGACTCCCCCAAAACAAGCCTCTGCTTTTCCGTAAGAACCTCCGGACGCAGGTCGAGATGGTTGTATGATTTGAGAATCATCTGGTCGTTCTTGTGGCCTGTCATGTGGGCGATCTGCTCTATGGTAAAGCCTTCTGCCAGCCGGTCTGTAATGCCGTTGTGTCTGAGCATGTGGCTTTTCAGAACATATAGGGTTCCGTTTTCATCACGGACATCATACATTTCGCAGTATCGTTTGAAGAACACGTTGATATGGTTAGGGGTAGCTGTCAGGACATTGTGCTTCCGGACAACTGTTTCGGCCCATTTTCCGTATCTGTACCAGGCTTTCTTGTAGGCCAGCAGCAGTCCCCGCTGATTTTCCGGCAGATAAGGCGATAGGGCACGCTGCGCTTCCTGCTGCTCATGTAAAAGGTCTATCAGATATTTCCCAATCCCCTCATACTCAATGTGGAGGCTGCGCATCTCTGCCAGGTTGTAGCCGCCGTTTTGCTTCCATGAGGGGAGGAACAGAATAAAATGCCCGTCAAACTGCTTGACGCAGTCCGGCTCCATTGCGCAGACCTCGCTGACCCGCGTGGGAAAAAGCCTCATAATCCAATACGCGACCCGAATATGAAGCTGTATTTCCGGCATTAGAAATAACCGGTCAAGCTGGCGTTCAACAAAAGGAGGAATCAGCTTTTCGTCATAGTGTAAAGGCTGAACGAATGGGTTTCCGGCGAAATGATTGTATAGCTTCCGGCCTTCCCATCCCTGCATGACATCAAAAAAGTTCTTGATGACTTGCCATATGCCGTTTTTTACCTGTTCCTTTGTACAATTCCCATCCAGATATGCTTTAAATCCAGCGACAAAGGACGGCGTGCAACAATACAGAGCATCTTCTTCACCCTGCAATTCTAGAAACTGCAGGAACCATATCAGCCGGATCACGTGCTGCCGGGCTGATGATACTCGCATGCCTCCAAGCAGTTTCAGCACAATGAAGTATTTGGCTGCTTCCTTAAATTGTTCCGGGACATTCACAAAGTGGAGCACACAGGATCTGTCAGCCGGATGCTTTTTGAGCCTGTCGCAGTGCCATATGTCGTCACCAAAGCAATCGCTGCCTGAAATACTGGCAACAAAGGCGCGGTATTCCACTTTACGATCTTCCTGAAAGTTTTCCTGCACCGCAGCATTACTTGGCATACAAACCACCTCCAAAAGCTGCCTCGATTTTTGTCACGGTATCCGAGTAGGAATCAAGCAGCGCTTTTTCCTGCTGATACTGCCGGTATGACTGGTAATCCGCAATCCCCATCTCCCGGTAGGACTCAACAAGCCCGTCCACGAGCTTGCGCTGGGAATCCCGCAGGGCTATCCAGTACTGTAGATACGGTTTGCCTGTACAAAGATTTTTGCAGTTTACACAGCTTAGCGTACGGCTGCGCTCCCGGCATTCTCCATCGGCAAAAACGCGCATACAGAATCCCAATTCAACCCTGCGCTGTTCAAGGCGGAAGTCCACAAACAAGAGCCGCCGCTGTTCTTCGCTGAATTGATCAAGCTGCTCGTTGTTAAGCAGAAGATCAAATTTTTCTCTAAAAAAGGAAGTGTTCATTTCAGCAAGCCGCTTCTTTCGAACCTCGGCGTAATACTTCATTGAGGTTTTGCGTGAGAGATGGCTCAGCCAGTAGGCAAGCTCCGTCATGGATGCTCCGCTTTCGACCAGCATGACGGCAATGGTTTTTCGGAACTGCCTTGTGGTCAGCTTCCAGAGGTGGTCATTTTCATCAGTAATGCAGTGCTTCGCAATCAGCCTGTTTACCGCATCGCAAAACCCGTCACCGCAGGGAAGCGAAGGACGCTGGCTCCCATTTTTCACAATGAAGATATACGGCTCACCATATTCCTCCCGCAGGCTTTGGGTTCTCTTAATCTGACGGGTGATTTCTCTTGACAGAAAAGCAGGGATCAGCATTTCACAGGTATCGCCGATGCCGCGCTTGCGCCGGGCGCTTAATGTTTTGTGCGGCACATAGCGCAGGAGCATCAGCCCCTCAAAACGTGATGGTGCCAGACAGTCCTCTTTCAGCAGTACGACTTCCGACAATCTCAGCCCGGTATTGATAAAAATGCTGTATAGAACCCGGTGTGTATCGCTTAACTCGTGACTATGCTTTTCAATCGCCGCCGCTACTGGGTCGGGGATTATCTCAGTATTTCTGGACATGTTGTCCAGATTGAAAAAGCGGTACTTTGCAAATGGATTCCCCGTCGGTATCGGTGTCCGGAGGCTCGGATCACGCATGTCTCCGCAAAGGTAGTCTATGATTTGGCCGCAGGCACGCATGGTGTTGGCAACGGACTTGACGGACAGTCTGCCGCCGTGCTTGGATAAGCAGTCGTTTTCCAGATAGTTGTAGAGTTGACGGGCATCCACATCGGATATATCCGCGAAATAGTGGATGCCTGGGTTATTGCTGCTGAGGAAATTGACTCCCTTGATTACTGCAGCAAGAACCGGGGTCCGATAGTCGCTACGGCCTTGAAGGTACCACAGCATAAAGTATTTCAGTTCCAAGCGCAGCGAGACGCAATGGATCTTGCTGAAATCGTAGCTGTTGCTCCTCAAATTGGGTCCGGTTAGATAAAACAGCTGCCATATATCGTTATGGACACTCAATTGTTGGCGGTTTTCCCTCC is a genomic window containing:
- a CDS encoding site-specific integrase; the encoded protein is MNSSFTALEESLCSRSSLQPVLDSVGVSEMIRAMENAPPNLLTAYFQEKAAEFTVRRENVTSFKLLQAAFTDKKQASRFYGTPIADVVKTIADIEFEKQKSLFRRENRQQLSVHNDIWQLFYLTGPNLRSNSYDFSKIHCVSLRLELKYFMLWYLQGRSDYRTPVLAAVIKGVNFLSSNNPGIHYFADISDVDARQLYNYLENDCLSKHGGRLSVKSVANTMRACGQIIDYLCGDMRDPSLRTPIPTGNPFAKYRFFNLDNMSRNTEIIPDPVAAAIEKHSHELSDTHRVLYSIFINTGLRLSEVVLLKEDCLAPSRFEGLMLLRYVPHKTLSARRKRGIGDTCEMLIPAFLSREITRQIKRTQSLREEYGEPYIFIVKNGSQRPSLPCGDGFCDAVNRLIAKHCITDENDHLWKLTTRQFRKTIAVMLVESGASMTELAYWLSHLSRKTSMKYYAEVRKKRLAEMNTSFFREKFDLLLNNEQLDQFSEEQRRLLFVDFRLEQRRVELGFCMRVFADGECRERSRTLSCVNCKNLCTGKPYLQYWIALRDSQRKLVDGLVESYREMGIADYQSYRQYQQEKALLDSYSDTVTKIEAAFGGGLYAK